One Gordonia mangrovi genomic region harbors:
- a CDS encoding MFS transporter encodes MSQAHISRTPGLRRVTGKETRRASGIAFFAWTIAVYDFILFGTLLPRIEESFGWTTSHALLVSTLVSVGTAVVVLLVGPMVDKLGRRKGMIISVGGTAASSAATAATFGATSLIGVRSISGLGLAEQSVNATYLNELYELTEDEKIKKRRGFVYSMVQTGWPAGALLAAGFVAVVTAVFGADSWRIAFLLATIPAVIVALVCRTLKESPQFEAQDAIKRLRAAGKHAEAAELAAATATVEQTSAPFRRIFTGKHLRNTVVLSVAWLLNWFAIQTFSVLGTTVLEKGKGIDASSTLILVVLSNLVAVAGYLAHGWAGDRFGRRNTIAVGWTLSGLFFGAMLLGPSSQIFVLITYMMGLFFLLGPYAAIMFFQAECFDTDCRATGSAFIGAMSQPGAIISGFILTGLTAASIGYSTAALWVGAVGAIASAVVVLGAHKVADDTPTDNLQPAPAPLGATDSGAPV; translated from the coding sequence ATGTCTCAAGCACACATCTCCCGGACTCCGGGTTTGCGGCGCGTCACGGGTAAGGAGACCCGCCGCGCCTCCGGCATCGCGTTCTTCGCGTGGACGATCGCCGTCTACGACTTCATCCTGTTCGGCACCCTGCTGCCGCGCATCGAGGAGTCCTTCGGCTGGACCACCAGCCACGCCCTCCTCGTGTCGACGCTGGTCAGTGTCGGCACCGCCGTCGTCGTCCTGCTCGTCGGTCCGATGGTCGACAAACTCGGCCGCCGCAAGGGCATGATCATCTCGGTGGGCGGTACCGCCGCGTCGTCGGCGGCCACCGCGGCCACCTTCGGTGCGACGTCGCTGATCGGGGTGCGCTCCATCAGCGGTCTCGGCCTGGCCGAGCAGTCGGTGAACGCCACCTACCTCAACGAGCTCTACGAGCTCACCGAGGACGAGAAGATCAAGAAGCGCCGCGGGTTCGTCTACTCGATGGTGCAGACCGGTTGGCCCGCCGGCGCGCTGCTCGCCGCCGGGTTCGTCGCCGTGGTGACCGCGGTGTTCGGTGCCGACTCCTGGCGCATCGCCTTCCTGCTGGCCACCATCCCGGCCGTGATCGTCGCCCTGGTGTGCCGCACGCTGAAGGAGAGCCCTCAGTTCGAGGCGCAGGACGCCATCAAGAGACTGCGTGCCGCCGGCAAGCACGCCGAGGCAGCCGAACTGGCCGCCGCCACCGCGACGGTCGAGCAGACCTCGGCACCGTTCAGGCGGATCTTCACCGGCAAGCACCTGCGCAACACCGTCGTCCTGTCGGTGGCGTGGCTGCTGAACTGGTTTGCCATCCAGACGTTCTCGGTGCTCGGCACCACCGTGCTGGAGAAGGGCAAGGGTATCGACGCATCGAGCACCCTGATCCTGGTGGTGCTGTCGAACCTGGTGGCCGTCGCCGGCTACCTGGCACACGGCTGGGCGGGTGACCGGTTCGGTCGCCGCAACACCATCGCCGTCGGCTGGACGCTGTCGGGTCTGTTCTTCGGCGCCATGTTGCTCGGACCGTCGAGCCAGATCTTCGTGCTCATCACCTACATGATGGGACTGTTCTTCCTGCTCGGCCCGTACGCCGCGATCATGTTCTTCCAGGCCGAGTGCTTCGACACCGACTGCCGTGCCACCGGTAGCGCGTTCATCGGCGCGATGTCGCAGCCGGGCGCCATCATCTCCGGCTTTATCCTCACCGGCCTGACCGCCGCCTCCATCGGCTACTCGACAGCCGCACTGTGGGTGGGCGCGGTGGGTGCGATCGCCTCGGCGGTCGTGGTTCTCGGCGCGCACAAGGTGGCCGACGACACCCCCACCGACAACCTGCAGCCGGCCCCGGCCCCACTGGGTGCCACCGACTCGGGAGCACCGGTATGA
- a CDS encoding SDR family NAD(P)-dependent oxidoreductase yields the protein MSEQPVAMITGAASGIGAATAVCFAERGIRVGIGTFPGDPHDPETTLRDVHDAGGEGQIVEVDVRSTDSVDAFAEKLRSEWQRLDIAVANAGILREADFGNLTDEQWHDMIDVDLHGVMRTARAGLRHMGEGGSVTAISSIAGGVYGWQNHAHYATAKAGVIGMMRSLAVEYGPRGIRANAIIPGLIRTPQSSDAKNSLGPEGLDRAGGYIPWGRVGHPREVAEVIAFLSSPQASYVSGQAIVVDGALTVAMRD from the coding sequence ATGAGTGAACAGCCCGTCGCCATGATCACCGGCGCCGCATCGGGTATCGGCGCCGCCACCGCGGTGTGCTTCGCCGAACGCGGTATCCGGGTGGGCATCGGCACCTTTCCCGGCGACCCGCACGACCCCGAGACCACCCTGCGTGACGTGCACGACGCCGGCGGCGAAGGGCAGATCGTGGAGGTCGACGTCCGGTCCACCGACTCTGTCGACGCCTTCGCCGAGAAGCTGAGGTCGGAGTGGCAGCGCCTGGACATCGCCGTCGCCAACGCCGGCATCCTGCGTGAGGCCGACTTCGGCAACCTCACCGACGAGCAGTGGCACGACATGATCGACGTCGACCTGCACGGCGTGATGCGCACGGCGCGGGCCGGTCTGCGGCATATGGGCGAGGGCGGCTCGGTCACCGCGATATCGTCGATCGCCGGTGGCGTGTACGGCTGGCAGAATCATGCCCACTACGCCACCGCCAAGGCCGGTGTCATCGGCATGATGCGTAGCCTCGCGGTGGAATACGGCCCGCGCGGCATCCGCGCCAACGCCATCATCCCCGGCCTCATCCGCACCCCGCAGTCCAGCGACGCCAAGAACTCGCTGGGCCCCGAGGGGCTCGACCGGGCCGGTGGCTACATCCCGTGGGGCCGCGTCGGCCATCCGCGGGAGGTGGCCGAGGTGATCGCGTTCTTGTCCAGTCCGCAGGCGTCCTACGTCAGCGGCCAGGCCATCGTCGTCGACGGTGCGCTGACCGTGGCCATGCGGGATTGA
- a CDS encoding SDR family NAD(P)-dependent oxidoreductase: MSEILKGQRALVTGGASGIGRAIAAAFLAEGADVTVADRDPRVVDVAAELSARRGEVLDATDEQAVTALVERLVADDGGLDVLVCSHGILTQSPAAEMSSEQWRETIDIDLTSVFLLNRAALRPMLAQGHGRIINVASQLGIKGGMSMAHYAAAKAGVIAMTKSISLETASQGVLVNAIAPGPIDTPMVAGIDADWKRAKRAELPLGRFGTAEEIAPTAVLLASDPGGNLFVGQVLGPNSGDVMP; this comes from the coding sequence ATGTCGGAGATCCTGAAAGGTCAACGCGCGCTGGTGACCGGCGGCGCGTCGGGTATCGGCCGGGCCATCGCGGCCGCGTTTCTCGCCGAAGGCGCCGACGTCACCGTCGCCGACCGGGACCCGCGCGTCGTCGACGTCGCGGCCGAACTTTCCGCACGCCGCGGGGAGGTGCTGGATGCCACCGACGAACAAGCGGTGACCGCGCTGGTCGAACGGCTGGTGGCCGACGACGGTGGGCTCGACGTGCTGGTGTGCTCGCACGGCATCCTGACGCAGTCGCCGGCGGCGGAGATGTCGAGCGAGCAGTGGCGCGAGACCATCGACATCGATTTGACCAGTGTGTTTCTGCTCAACCGGGCGGCGCTGCGTCCGATGTTGGCGCAGGGTCACGGGCGGATCATCAACGTCGCCTCCCAGCTCGGTATCAAGGGCGGGATGTCGATGGCGCACTACGCGGCCGCGAAGGCCGGCGTGATCGCGATGACGAAGTCGATCTCACTGGAGACGGCGTCGCAGGGTGTGTTGGTCAATGCCATCGCGCCCGGACCGATCGACACGCCGATGGTCGCCGGTATCGACGCCGACTGGAAACGCGCGAAGCGTGCGGAGTTGCCGCTGGGGCGGTTCGGTACGGCCGAGGAGATCGCACCCACTGCGGTGCTGCTGGCCTCCGATCCGGGCGGCAACCTGTTCGTCGGGCAGGTGTTGGGCCCCAACTCGGGCGATGTGATGCCCTGA
- a CDS encoding DUF2240 family protein, with protein sequence MSSPTGSATVCRTFDQLVDVVTATSGLTRDEAVALGLAH encoded by the coding sequence GTGAGCTCACCGACTGGGTCGGCGACGGTGTGCCGCACCTTCGACCAACTCGTGGACGTGGTGACCGCGACGTCGGGCCTGACCCGCGACGAGGCGGTGGCACTCGGGTTGGCGCACTGA
- a CDS encoding CPBP family intramembrane glutamic endopeptidase, whose translation MTAEPIQGRRRLPIWGFILLAIGYLVVIQTVPLLTTPDGAEYGNFETVSEITRGLWVTTGLGCLIVLIAVAVLRWWRPVFVEENRLPRWVWLFPAVMLFAIVAGTAYSRLADKGLTFTILLLLGTLAVGFSEEGIFRGIGVVSFRDAGYSEGMVALWTSVLFGLAHATNIFSEGIGAIPQVLTTAIAGYFFYLARRVSGTLIFPMVLHGLWDFGLFTNTIGDDIGLGAMLFILADIVLAIVALVTIRKVFARSSSTSAESPAES comes from the coding sequence ATGACCGCTGAGCCGATTCAGGGCAGAAGACGACTCCCCATCTGGGGCTTCATCCTGCTGGCCATCGGATATCTGGTGGTCATCCAGACGGTGCCGCTGCTGACCACTCCGGACGGCGCCGAGTACGGCAACTTCGAAACCGTCTCGGAGATCACCCGCGGTTTGTGGGTGACCACCGGCCTGGGCTGTCTGATCGTGCTGATCGCGGTGGCAGTGCTGCGCTGGTGGCGTCCGGTGTTCGTCGAGGAGAACCGACTGCCCCGGTGGGTGTGGTTGTTTCCGGCGGTGATGCTGTTCGCGATCGTCGCCGGGACCGCATACTCGCGGCTGGCCGACAAGGGTCTCACCTTCACCATCCTGCTGCTGCTCGGCACCCTGGCCGTCGGGTTCAGCGAGGAGGGCATCTTCCGCGGCATCGGGGTGGTGAGTTTCCGCGACGCCGGCTACAGCGAGGGCATGGTGGCGCTGTGGACCTCGGTGCTGTTCGGGTTGGCGCACGCCACCAACATCTTCTCCGAAGGCATCGGCGCCATCCCGCAGGTGCTGACGACCGCCATCGCCGGATACTTCTTCTACCTCGCGCGGCGCGTGTCGGGGACACTGATCTTCCCGATGGTTCTGCACGGCCTGTGGGACTTCGGGCTGTTCACCAACACGATCGGCGACGACATCGGTCTCGGCGCGATGCTGTTCATCCTCGCCGACATCGTGCTCGCCATCGTCGCGCTGGTGACGATTCGCAAGGTTTTCGCGCGCAGTTCGTCAACGTCTGCGGAGTCACCGGCGGAGTCCTGA
- a CDS encoding histone-like nucleoid-structuring protein Lsr2, with protein sequence MVATLVRIQRIEILDDMDGEPIDPDDFNRVEFEVKLPGRRPVRYCLDLRSANVARFETGIAEYVGMATRVPAGDTTAGTSTRTQARRRNQAIRRWAQENGYEVSTRGRLSADLIEAFEAAVS encoded by the coding sequence GTGGTCGCCACATTGGTCCGGATACAACGCATCGAGATCCTCGACGACATGGACGGGGAACCCATCGATCCCGACGACTTCAACCGCGTCGAGTTCGAGGTGAAACTGCCCGGCCGTCGGCCGGTCCGCTATTGCCTGGACCTGCGCTCCGCGAATGTCGCGAGGTTCGAGACGGGCATCGCCGAGTACGTGGGCATGGCCACGCGGGTGCCGGCGGGCGACACCACGGCCGGGACGTCCACGCGCACCCAGGCCCGACGACGCAACCAGGCCATCCGCCGCTGGGCGCAGGAGAACGGCTATGAGGTGTCGACGCGGGGACGCCTGTCGGCCGACCTCATCGAGGCGTTCGAGGCAGCGGTGTCGTAG
- a CDS encoding DMT family transporter, whose protein sequence is MLTSPIGKVSSWVTPALSALFVLCWSSGFIGAKLGAADAHITTVLMWRFLAVSALLLLVGVLLRRRAAPRRRPARAYVHQAVIGGLSLFGYAATVFWAIGLGVSTGTTALIDGVQPLVIAALAGPVLGAAATGRQWWGLLVGAAGVVIVTWTDATSAATDAPWWAYLVPLIGMGCLVAATFIERRIDSPMPVWEAFTVHCVTTAVLFTVAAIATGAVVPPMQWDFWLAIGWLVVFSTLGGFGLYWVLVQRVGVTSVNTLMFLMPPVTAVWGAAMYSEPLAWTTVLGLSMALGATWVVNRAGPVGARSLRYDTAASNASMRSADRRPRVDTS, encoded by the coding sequence ATGCTGACTTCACCGATCGGTAAAGTTTCGTCCTGGGTGACGCCCGCACTCTCGGCCTTGTTCGTGCTCTGTTGGTCGTCGGGATTCATCGGCGCCAAGCTCGGTGCCGCCGATGCGCACATCACCACGGTCTTGATGTGGCGGTTCCTTGCGGTCAGTGCGCTCCTGCTGCTGGTCGGCGTGCTGCTGCGCCGGCGAGCGGCGCCACGTCGTCGACCGGCGCGGGCCTACGTCCATCAGGCCGTCATCGGTGGGCTCTCACTGTTCGGGTACGCCGCCACGGTGTTCTGGGCCATCGGGCTCGGCGTCAGCACCGGCACCACCGCGCTGATCGACGGCGTGCAGCCACTCGTCATCGCCGCACTGGCCGGGCCGGTCCTCGGCGCCGCCGCGACCGGCCGGCAGTGGTGGGGCCTGCTCGTCGGAGCCGCGGGCGTGGTGATCGTGACGTGGACCGACGCGACGAGTGCGGCAACCGACGCGCCGTGGTGGGCGTATCTGGTGCCGCTCATCGGCATGGGATGTCTGGTCGCGGCGACATTCATCGAGCGGCGCATCGACTCGCCGATGCCGGTGTGGGAGGCGTTCACCGTGCATTGCGTGACCACGGCGGTGTTGTTCACGGTGGCGGCGATCGCGACCGGTGCCGTGGTACCGCCGATGCAGTGGGACTTCTGGCTCGCCATCGGGTGGCTGGTCGTGTTCTCGACCCTCGGCGGGTTCGGCCTGTACTGGGTGCTCGTCCAACGGGTCGGCGTGACGTCGGTGAATACCCTGATGTTCCTCATGCCACCGGTGACCGCGGTGTGGGGAGCCGCGATGTACAGCGAACCACTGGCGTGGACAACGGTTCTGGGCTTGTCGATGGCCCTCGGTGCGACCTGGGTGGTCAATCGTGCGGGACCGGTCGGTGCGCGGTCGCTGCGCTACGACACCGCTGCCTCGAACGCCTCGATGAGGTCGGCCGACAGGCGTCCCCGCGTCGACACCTCATAG
- a CDS encoding TetR/AcrR family transcriptional regulator — MSTEVDWTPKAREILAAASELFYEQGIHAVGVEAIAAHAGVTKRTLYDRFGSKEQLVVEYLRARDLAWRDLVTERLAQADGDPRARLHAIYGAARDWATDHSPKGCSMINAHAEISVPSHPAYPVIVGQKQWMRELFTQLATDATSPSPAALGERLLLIHEGAVVTNGMGVVADAFDVAEEVSAAVMSTG; from the coding sequence GTGAGTACCGAGGTCGACTGGACACCGAAAGCCCGCGAGATTCTCGCCGCCGCCTCCGAATTGTTCTATGAACAGGGCATTCACGCCGTCGGCGTCGAGGCGATCGCGGCGCATGCCGGGGTCACCAAGCGGACGCTGTACGACCGGTTCGGGTCCAAGGAGCAACTCGTGGTCGAGTATTTGCGGGCGCGTGATCTGGCGTGGCGCGACCTGGTCACCGAACGTCTCGCGCAGGCCGATGGCGACCCGCGGGCACGTCTGCACGCGATCTATGGCGCCGCGCGCGACTGGGCCACCGATCACAGCCCGAAGGGATGCAGCATGATCAACGCGCACGCCGAGATCAGCGTCCCCAGCCATCCCGCGTACCCGGTCATCGTCGGTCAAAAGCAGTGGATGCGGGAACTGTTCACGCAGCTGGCCACCGATGCCACGAGCCCGTCACCGGCTGCCCTCGGCGAACGCCTCCTGCTGATCCATGAGGGTGCCGTGGTCACCAACGGGATGGGGGTCGTCGCCGACGCATTCGATGTCGCGGAAGAAGTCTCGGCGGCCGTGATGTCGACCGGCTGA
- a CDS encoding SulP family inorganic anion transporter, translating into MAPTASPSRLDRYLPGLATLKSYDRAWLRGDLVAGVVLTALLIPAGMGYAEVAGLPPVTGLYATVIPLLAYAIVGPSRILVLGPDSSLAPIIAAAIIPLAAFDEERVALAGLLAIEVGIVLVIGGLLRLGFVTDLLSKPIRIGYLNGIALVVLLSQLPKLLGFSIEGNSALDEAIDFVTGIVDGEIDGLSAAIGVACLAVILLLRLWRKAFPGVLIAVVGAIVVVAVFGWSDDIPVVGPMPRGLPTPALGGVTVDDAVNLIGPAIGIALIAFADTSVLSRTFAARAGTTVDGSQEMAAVGTANIATGFLSGFAISASSSRTPVAESAGARTQLAPLVGALMIVVFIFVAPNITEYLPSSALAAVVIAAVLTLVDVRGVVRLFRVRWIEGALSVAAFLGVALFGVLQGIVVAITLSFLAFINQAWRPYRAELGRVPGVRGYHDVSRHPSAERIEGVLILRFDAPLFFANGGIFDQYVRSEVRRARHDGRELHTVILAAEPITEIDATAVDEIVELDDYLRAHDITLIFAEMKDPVRDQLARYDLTLHGEPRFDESRFAPTTGAKVDEITGQWRGDLGPA; encoded by the coding sequence ATGGCGCCCACCGCTTCGCCCTCGCGGCTCGACCGCTACCTACCCGGTCTGGCCACGCTCAAGTCGTACGATCGTGCCTGGCTGCGTGGCGATCTCGTCGCGGGCGTGGTGCTCACCGCCCTGCTGATCCCGGCCGGCATGGGCTATGCCGAAGTGGCGGGCCTGCCGCCGGTGACCGGCCTGTACGCCACGGTCATCCCGCTGCTCGCCTACGCGATCGTCGGGCCGTCGCGCATTCTGGTGCTGGGCCCGGATTCCTCGCTCGCCCCGATCATCGCCGCCGCCATCATCCCGCTGGCCGCCTTCGACGAGGAACGCGTGGCACTCGCGGGACTGCTCGCCATCGAGGTCGGTATCGTGCTCGTCATCGGCGGCCTGCTGCGCCTGGGGTTCGTCACCGACCTGCTGTCCAAACCGATCCGCATCGGCTACCTCAACGGCATCGCGCTCGTGGTGTTGCTGAGTCAGCTACCGAAACTGCTCGGCTTCTCCATCGAGGGCAACTCCGCGCTCGATGAGGCCATCGACTTCGTCACCGGCATCGTCGACGGCGAGATCGACGGGCTGTCGGCCGCTATCGGCGTGGCGTGCCTGGCCGTGATCCTGCTGCTCAGGCTGTGGCGCAAAGCGTTCCCCGGTGTGTTGATCGCCGTGGTCGGTGCGATCGTGGTGGTCGCGGTGTTCGGCTGGTCCGACGACATTCCGGTGGTGGGACCGATGCCACGCGGTCTGCCCACCCCCGCGCTCGGTGGGGTGACCGTCGACGACGCTGTCAACCTGATCGGGCCGGCCATCGGTATCGCGCTGATCGCGTTCGCCGACACCAGCGTGCTGTCGCGCACCTTCGCCGCCCGTGCCGGCACCACAGTCGATGGCAGCCAGGAGATGGCCGCGGTCGGCACCGCCAACATCGCCACCGGTTTCCTCAGCGGTTTCGCGATCTCGGCGTCGTCGTCGCGCACGCCGGTGGCCGAATCGGCCGGTGCCCGAACCCAGCTGGCCCCGCTGGTGGGGGCGCTGATGATCGTGGTGTTCATCTTCGTCGCACCCAACATCACCGAGTATCTGCCGTCGTCGGCGTTGGCGGCGGTGGTGATCGCGGCGGTGTTGACGCTGGTCGATGTCCGCGGTGTGGTCAGGTTGTTCCGGGTTCGCTGGATCGAGGGTGCACTGTCGGTCGCGGCGTTCCTCGGGGTCGCGCTGTTCGGGGTGCTGCAGGGGATCGTCGTCGCGATCACGTTGTCGTTCCTGGCGTTCATCAACCAGGCGTGGCGGCCGTATCGCGCCGAGCTCGGCCGGGTGCCCGGTGTCCGCGGTTACCACGATGTGAGCCGCCATCCCAGCGCCGAACGCATCGAGGGTGTGCTGATCCTGCGGTTCGACGCGCCGCTGTTCTTCGCCAACGGCGGCATCTTCGATCAGTACGTGCGATCCGAGGTACGCCGCGCGCGCCACGATGGCCGCGAGTTGCACACCGTCATCCTCGCCGCCGAACCGATCACGGAGATCGACGCGACCGCGGTCGACGAGATCGTCGAGCTCGACGACTACCTGCGCGCGCACGACATCACGCTGATCTTCGCCGAGATGAAAGACCCCGTGCGCGACCAACTCGCCCGCTACGACCTGACACTGCACGGCGAGCCGCGGTTCGACGAGAGCCGCTTCGCACCCACGACCGGGGCGAAGGTGGACGAGATCACCGGGCAGTGGCGCGGGGATCTGGGTCCGGCGTAG